The sequence below is a genomic window from bacterium.
GGAAGAAGTGAAAAACTTTTACTCAGCCGTCATTGGTTGGTCTGCTCGCGAACGCGACGGCGATTTCGAAATGACGTTACCTGAAACTGATAAAGCCGTCTCAGGCGTATGTTACGCACGCGGAACGAACGCCAATCTCCCACCCCAATGGTTGCTCTATGTAACGGTACCGAGCGTTCCGGTGGCATGCGAGCAGTGCGTTAAACTCGGCGGAACCATCGTCGACGGCCCTCGCAGATTAGGCAACAATATGTTCTGCGTCCTCAAAGATCCCGCCGGGGCTCATATCGCACTCATCGAACCGTAAAGAACAATGAAAAAGGGGAACCTCACTCGAGGCTCCCCTTGCACAAACGATGCGCCGATGCGCTATGCCCGGGCTGCCTCGACGAGGCGCTCAAAAGCGACCGGATCGCTAAATGCGAGATCGGCTAACACTTTCCGGTTGACAGCGATTCCTTTGACATCCAGTAAATGGATGAAAGTACTATAATTCATACCGAAGGGTCGAACTGCCGCATTGATCCGGACAATCCAAAGTCCGCGAAAATCACGCTTCTTTAACCGGCGGTGTTCAAAGGCATACAAGCGTGCGCGGTCAACGGCATCCATCGCTTGACGAATGCGGGTATGTCGGGTTCCCCAATAACCCTTCGCCGCCTTTAAAATCTTCTTACG
It includes:
- the rplT gene encoding 50S ribosomal protein L20, with amino-acid sequence MPRSTRNVASKQRRKKILKAAKGYWGTRHTRIRQAMDAVDRARLYAFEHRRLKKRDFRGLWIVRINAAVRPFGMNYSTFIHLLDVKGIAVNRKVLADLAFSDPVAFERLVEAARA
- a CDS encoding VOC family protein — translated: MEDSQPGSIVWHDLTVPNAEEVKNFYSAVIGWSARERDGDFEMTLPETDKAVSGVCYARGTNANLPPQWLLYVTVPSVPVACEQCVKLGGTIVDGPRRLGNNMFCVLKDPAGAHIALIEP